A segment of the Tachysurus vachellii isolate PV-2020 chromosome 18, HZAU_Pvac_v1, whole genome shotgun sequence genome:
GTAAAGGAAACACATCAGCATTGAAATGAATTGCACTGATTGaatggatttgttttatttaagctCTTTAAATGAATTCCACAGACTGTTATCAATAACTATTTAATATCAGTTTATTTGGTAGGTTGACTGCAATCATCAGGTTCTACACAGATTCATTTCctatcattttaattatgtattagttttttattttgtaatttacaATTAGTGATTAATTATTACCATATGTATGAATCTGAACCAGCTTTCATGTCAATATTTGCTTGAGATTATGTGACCTTTTACACACTGTTCTTACACTTtgtacactaaaaaaaaatcttttccctTTCCAGCACTTTTCATCTGGCTGTttattgtgttaaaataaaaaataaaaatagtcaaACATAGGGAAtttgttttttagtgtttttcccCCCCTCTCATTTATTCACTGATTTTCAGGAGGAGCGCTCACGCAGCGAACACAACCTACTCAATATCCAGAAGACACATGAAAGGAtgcagacagaaaacaaaagtgaGTCAACATTAATCATACATTATcagcatttttcattttatttacttaattaaacATTATTCTGTACTAACTAGCAATACATAAGAACATCAgaactttttctttctccagcaTCTCCTTACTATCGAACAAAGCTGCGTGGACTATACACCACAGCAAAAGCAGATGCAGAGGCTGAATGCAGGTAAATACAACATAGTACACATGCACCATTCACCAGCCAAATATTTGGATGCACAAATCAGTTGAACGTAGTAACTAAACACTACAGaacaaatctgttttattttatttggattttgaGGGACTGTAAACAGAGAGCTCCATCTTGTGGTATAGGACACACGGTTCTACTTTTTTGGTGACCTTATATATAacagttatatataaaataagtttttCATATATTCTGCAGTATATTGCGCCACGCTCTTGACAAGATTGCAGAAATTAAATCACTCCTGGAAGAGAGACGTATCGGTGAGTTATTcaaagtgtgtttcagtgtaagGGTTTAGCTCTCAATATTTAGGTGTTTATGCTCTTCATATGTATTATGACTTAAGCAAAGCAGGAACCATATGAAGTCCTTAGAAATGTCATTGTTATTAGAACCTTTGGTAGTACATAAGTATGTTTCTGACAGACATGACCTCGACCTCTTTCTCATCTCTTAGCTGCGAAGATGGCAGGGGTGTACAACGACAGTGACCCACCCAGGAAGACCATGCGCAGAGGTGTACTAATGACCCTGTTACAGCAATCTGCAATGACGCTTCCTCTATGGATCGGCAAACCAGGTGAAAGGTAACGGCTCGTATTCTCCACTTTTCCGTCCTTTGATTATCCTAACAGAGGAGAAGTGAAGCGTAACTCTTCTGTTCctgttgtttttctgctttAGTCCACCCCCTCTGTGTGGAGCGATACCCGCGAGCAGTGACTACGTGGCAAAGCAGGGTGATAAGGTAGCAGCTCGGGTGAAGGCTGTGGATGGCGATGAACAGTGGATCCTGGCAGAAGTCGTCAGCTACAACCACTCCACCAACAAGTaactatttacaataataatagtgataacAACTATCCTACCACTTGAAAGTCTGTAGAACTGGGATTTTTAGTAGGTTGGAGCTGTAGGTTAAAGCTAATCAGAAACGTATCTGTTAGTTATATTTTTCTTCTGACTGTAACGTCATTCTTTTCTTAGGTATGAAGTAGATGACATTGATGAAGAAGGAAAGGAGTAAGTGGCGTCtctaatgtttacatttatacaacagtACCGGCTGTAATTTACATTCATCTAAAACTACCATTGTATATTTTGAAGAGTTTTTCATGTTTCATGGCTGTGTGTTCTCTCCCGTGACTCTCTTCTGTTGCACTAGGAGACACACTCTAAGTCGAAGAAGAATCATCCCTCTGCCACAGTGGAAAGCCAACCCAGAGACAGACCCCGAGGCATTGTTCAGCAAAGATCAGCTGGTGCTGGCTCTTTACCCACAAACCACCTGCTTCTACAGAGCCTTGATTCATAATCCCCCACACCGGGTGAGCACTGAACTAAACGTCTGGGAAAAGTGGTGAATCACAGCATACAAATAAAGACAGTTGTAGAAAATTGTGTATTTCTGAGAACATAAGGTGTATTTCTGAGAAGAACATATTTTAGCTTCCAAAATTAAATCACTCAGGTTCCCAACATTAAGTTTCAGAAATCTCATGGAATATAACCTTAGATACATTATTCCGATTACTCTTAAATGGTTTGGgtttaaaataatagaaatggaTTTACAGGATCACTGTCCAGGACAGGGGTCAGGGAACAAATGTGATACCCATGCTATAATTGtgaaaatgttagaattgtggCAAATTGGGGAATAgttcacaaaaaaaagtattcatGACAGTTGAGATAATGTaacaatatatgttaatattacaaaataattatattaagtaAACACTCTATTCATCTTCAGGTTATTGATTTGATATTAGTTAAAATATTTGTCAAcattaatgttttaaactcGGTGGACTCCTCAGATCTCATTGTAATGCCAGTCATGGAAATGAATGGTGATAAAATATTACCTGCCCCAAGCCTGTAACATCACCAGATACTGGTCCTACACCAGCAGCATTTTGTTGTTGAACCTGATTTTGGTGACAGACGCATAGAAAAAGTTCAAAATTAGACACTAGAACTAGCACTCTGTCCAAAGTGCTAAATGTCTGTTATCTTTGTTACAGGACAATCTAATAGCTGTGTATCTTCAAATGAAAGAACGATTTCCTCTACTTATAATGTAACTACATTTTTTTAGTTATGCTTTCACCCAGGAAGAAAGTATAAGGCTGAATGTATATAGGATATCGTACATTTCTATAACTTGTGACAAGAACAGAGACCAAAatggtctctgtaactgaatctaataagtaagtaataactatttttttgtcatttaaattgCAGCCCCAGGATGATTACTATGTGCTGTTTGAAGATACGTCCTACGCAGATGGCTACTCACCGCCTCTCAACGTAGCCCAAAGATATGTTGTAGCCTGTAAGGAGAACAAGAAAAAGTGAGGAAGAAGACGGTGGACCTGGATCTGGACCTGGATCTGGACCTGGATCTGGACCTGGATCTGGACCTGGATCTGGACCTGGATCTGGACCTGATTAAGTGGTCTTGATTTAGGAGGACTGGTGTAGAATCAGACACCTGCTGCATATAGTCACTACGTCACCAAATGGAGAGACCAGGACAGAACAGTTGAATACCAGCGCTGATTAAAATGTACCTGGGATGGGATAAATGTGTGTTTCTATTTGTTCATGACTCTTGGATTATCATTGGTATAAATTGTGAATTAGCATAACTTGGGATGTTTATAGGTCAAGTGTTTTTGTACAACGTTCCTGCCAGTGTGGGGCCAAAGAAAGCGACTGCAGATATGCagtgtaacaaaataaagaaacgtTTTTCAAGATTGTTGTGTAGTTTCTGCTTACTGTTTATGTGTAATAGAcatatatttgaattaaatcttCGCTTTCAACCGACACTTCCGGGTCCGTTCTGAACTGCTATTGGCTGAGACTTCATTTCTACCTTCCCATGACGGTGATGCGGGGAATTTAAACATGGCTGAAGCGGTAGGTTTACTAATGTTTACTGGGGCTACTCTATAATAATGCAACGCTTATGGTTTATTGTTAATCTTTCCATGTTGTGCGGAAGTCTTTCTGTGATTCTTCTCTTACAGACGTCTGTATTTAGCTTGCTAGCACCataataacactatattatttttatataaacactatataGTGTGTCTACTCTCAGTATCCTTGATAGGATTATAAAGACTGAATGGAGTCCATACGCTCATGATTTTGTTCCTTTATTTCCCCCTGGTCTGATCTAGGGATGTGACAGTGATGTTGAGATTATTGCACTGAATCGAACAAACCCACCTTCCAAACGAAGGCGTATCCTCGAACCTTCAGCCATCACGCCTGCGCCCCTTTACTCCAATAAGGTACAGTACTAACACCAATAAATGGTCATTTATTCACTGCCTTTATGTGTTTGCTAGCCATATTTTCTCAGCAAgggtttttattcctttttttttctttatatttttcacTACAGggtatgaaaaaataaatttcaacatattttttttttttgtcacttttctTTGAGAATGCTTTGACTAAGCAGACTACTTGCTTGCCTCTTAAAGGATGTCACACACATAACTTGGTCAGTCATAAAGGTTGCAGAAACTGTGACagtcatttgatttgatttcaggTCACCAGGAGCCGTCAAAAGAAACCAAcccttttcacacaaaaaaagtgCACAGGTAGCAGGATACCAACACTAGCAATTTAACACTAGCTcaacagtggtagcttagtgggcctgggacttgaactcatgaccttctgatcagcagtccaacaccttaaccactaggctaccacatccctatttATGATCACATAATCCCAATACCAAACATGTCATTTAGTGTCATGTAGTAGGTTCACTTtatctatataattgtgtatggaTAAAGAAGCCAATGCTGCTATGTttgtggatggatagatgtcaGTGAAGAAGTCAGGCAGTGGCCTTCATCTCTGTCCAGGAGTAAAAACAAGCCATTCAGCATAAACCTGAGTGACTCTGATGAGGAACCAAGACCAGATAAACCTCAGTGAGTTTCACTTGTGACTTTAATGATACTTATACAAGAATGATGGAGTAAATTATTGAACGGTTTGTTTACTAAATGTGGGTTATTCATTGCATTTAATTAGCATATTAAGCATTTGATATGTTTTTTTACTTAGAATTACTGTTTGCCTTTCTGTACTTAGGGTTTTAatacaaatcaaatattttttaagctGAAGAATTCATTGTAGAATATTTCATTGTTTTAGATCTCTTAACCAGAAACTGGATGCACCGAGCTCGCTCCTGTGTGGCAAGGATGACATTATAATCAGTTCCTCTGAGGATAAACAGAAAAGACACCCAGCCAAGCCTAAGCGCAGAAAACGCGCCCAAGAAATCTCACTGAAATTTCGCTGGCAACAGGAAATGCACAAAATTTCAGTGCTTTCAGTAAGATGGAGAGTTTTCTTACAGTGATAAGACAGTGTACTGTGTAATGTGATTGTTGATAAGAGCAAGCGAAACTATATTTGAGGTTACTTCCCTCAGCAGAATGACAGTAATCTTAAATCTTAATATTACTTAATatcaattttataattttacatttgttttaaatttgcaGACAGATCCTCTGAGCAAGGCTGTAGCTCAGTTATCTGTCAAACTTAAAGTCCCACCCTCTAAAATACTGCTATTGAGGAATGATGATAAGCTTCCAGTGCACGCCACAATCACACAGTTAGATCTTTGCACTGCAGACATCATAGGTGAGTGATTGATCATTTTATAGTCAatagtcattaattatcatgGCTGACACTATTCTCTACATCTTGCCTTTTGTGCCTGTGCTATCAGACTGTCTTTTGATTACTGACAACAAAGAAGATGAAAGcagctgtgatgtcatcaccGTGCGACTGCAGGGCAAAGAAAAGGGATCTGCAAAGGAATATTCCTTACATAAGGTGAGTGAAATtccagatatatttatatatttatttattggtgttttattttggaggacttaatgtcatttttattgattttgtaCTCTCTCTACCACTCAGAATGCTCCTCTGGATTCCGTCCTGTCTCAGTACACTAAAGGTCTGTCTGCTGTTTCTAAGCACAGGGTCACATTTCTCTTCGATGGGTTAAAGGTGAAACTCAATCAGACACCTTCACAGCTGGATATGGAGGATGGTGATGTAATTGATGTCTGGGCCTAatttttacaacatttttacaactaatttttgttgtttcatATCAGTTGCCTCATTTGCCTTTATATACTTCTTGAGGTTTAGATTTGAGTATGTTTGTGCAGATAATGCTGTCTAATTTAATCATGTGTATAGTTTTTAGTGACTAATAAAAGACTTGCTGTAATACATTGTCGTGTTGAATTGGTCTGTGTTAACTGAAATTAAGCATAAGTATAAGTACTTTTGGAAGGGCAAGAAATGTGTGCAGTTTAAAATGATCACTGACTGGGTTGATTATCTATTTGATTTGCTAATTTGTCCgattaaatgttttgttttagaaGTTACTCTCACTCAATCAgagaaaacattacaaattaggattaaatctttaaaaacaaaaatatatattcaccGGGGCATACAAAATCTTTTGCCATCTACAGCCTAGATTCATTTTATGCGTATATCTGAATACATAAACTATTTATTAGAGACCtagtttttatgttttgtaacaAATTAGGCCCCTTGTTATTGTCAAAATGTGTCATGCTTCTGTTTGTCATCGTCACGCAATCATGTCATTTGTATTTGCTTCTACACCTCCATTGTTGAGTCTATACTCAGCTCTTCCATCACCATTTGGTACTCTGCTGCCACTGGCAAAGACAAGAGCCGAATGCAGACCATCATTCGCTCTGCTGAGAAGGTAATCCGGCTGCAATCTACCACCTCTTCAGGATCTGTACACTTCCAGGACCCTGAAGAGGGCAGTTAAGATTGTGGCTGACCCTTCTCATCCTGGGCAAAATCTCTTTGAGGGACTTCTCTCTTGTGGAAGGCTGCGGTCTATAAACACTTAAACTCCACAAAAACAGTTTCTTTACATCTGCAACTGGCCTAATCAACAACACCCAGGACCCAGCATGGTCTGTTATTCGCCTCCTTGTACATTAATAAACTACCCCACCACTGCTCAGACACATTACATTAAACATTCACAAATCTGACTGTTTTTATGCACCTTCCTTTATTACACTGGTCCACTGTTGTATATCCTGCACTAATGtacaattaattttttctttcagttgcaatatatttaacatttctaaTTGTATATTTGCACATCCTGCATTAGTGTACAATTCATGTATTATTCTTGTTTATATCCAATTGTTTTGCaaatttttgtgtatgtgaatatatatatatatatatatatatatatatatacacacacacacacatacacaaagattTGCAAAACAATTGGATATAAACAAGAATAATACATGAATTGTTTTGCAAATCTTTGTGTTAtcttaatgttaaatatattacaactgaaagaaaaaattaattgtacattagtgcaggatatatatatatatatatatatatatatatatatatatatatatatatatatatatatatatatatatatatatatatcctgcaCTAatgtacaattatttttttctttcagttgtaatatatttaacatatattattttattattatatatttatattttatttatttatatatattatttattattattatattattatatatttaacatatattattattttatataatatattatatatatatattatatattttatatatatatatatatatatatatatatatatatatatatatatatatatatatatatatatatacatatatatatatatataaaaccaagaCACATTCCTGTACATGTAGAACCTACAGTTCCtggcaataaacctgattctggtTCTAATTATTATAGAGGCATGTTTTGTAAAGGGGCGGGACTTACACAGATGTCGACGTTTCTGGCCAATCACAgtgaatgatgtaaaaaaaaaaaaaaaaagagagaggacgTAACGAAAATTCTGAGCTGATTCAATATGGCGGCGCCATAGTGCCGTATCAGAGCGACAACGGGACAACAAAATAAGAGACGGTTATATTATCgggttgtttttggtttttgtggGTCAGTGTAACGGTTATACGAATAAACCAGTAGCTCTGCTTCAGCTAGGCGTTGAAGAGGCAGCGTGTAAGTGCTGTAGACGGACTGACTTCACCACTATATTACAGGTAAACAACTGGACTCCTGATGCTTCtgatagacacaaacacaccatcaacaactgtcctttttttttaaattttgcgTCTAATCAACACGTAATGTCCTTCGACTCTCTTTGTCACATTTTCTTTTGAATATactaaatgttgtttatttgtttatttaagacAGTGACGTTGCTTCATAGTGTAATACGAGATAAACGCGGCTTAATGTTGTAGAAAGACCCCGAAATGTTGTTCCTTGTCAGGtaaagtgtgtgaaatgtgggTAGAATTATAATATTAAGCCTTGTGAAATATGACATAACGTCTTTTATCTTAAAGGAGTCAGCTGCTGTGCTGTTCTTCCCACTAGATGTTGGTCAATATTCGGGATATGGAGACGTCTAGTCAGCAGAAATAAATGCAGCTTTGTACCATATAAGCAGTCTGATTAGAAACCAGTGATTACACAGCACAAAAGATTGCATTTTCTTCCATAGGTGACAagaaagttacaaaaaaaacaaccaacagtTGCTGTAGTGTGAAACATCAGGCAAAATCATGAGGATAAATAGACTTGTTATGAGGCTTTCTCATGATAAGAAGGTGATGCTTGATATACGGCATCATTTCAGATGTCAAAAAGAAACGGGTCAACAGCGAGTCTCCACAAGATGTGTGACTGTAATTGTCACTGTAAaggaaaactgtgtgtgtgcaattaaTGAGAGATGATCCGCTGTTTAGTTCTTCATTAACAAGATGTTTGTCTTTACTTAAAAATCAAAGGCTCCTTTTGTAAAATCTGACACACTAAATGACCTGcttgttaaaatgtttgtttgcagTCTATCCAAAGGGTTTCCAGTCTTTCACACTATATTTTAAAACTGGTcttgattctttttatttacgtatttgtttggttttgtttattattaacatttcatGAGACCTGGCTCCATACGTTGcttaacaaatacaaaataagtCGACATTCAGTTGTAGCAGTTGACTGTTTCATTAATCAGTCATTCTGTGATTTTTGTAAAGAAAAGGTACAGGACCATATAGAGGCACTTTCTACAAACTCTCAATTTAGTTTTTCAAACAAATGAATTTGT
Coding sequences within it:
- the nfatc2ip gene encoding NFATC2-interacting protein; this encodes MAEAGCDSDVEIIALNRTNPPSKRRRILEPSAITPAPLYSNKVTRSRQKKPTLFTQKKCTDVSEEVRQWPSSLSRSKNKPFSINLSDSDEEPRPDKPQSLNQKLDAPSSLLCGKDDIIISSSEDKQKRHPAKPKRRKRAQEISLKFRWQQEMHKISVLSTDPLSKAVAQLSVKLKVPPSKILLLRNDDKLPVHATITQLDLCTADIIDCLLITDNKEDESSCDVITVRLQGKEKGSAKEYSLHKNAPLDSVLSQYTKGLSAVSKHRVTFLFDGLKVKLNQTPSQLDMEDGDVIDVWA
- the sgf29 gene encoding SAGA-associated factor 29; protein product: MALVSKDTKIAELLTELHQLIKQTQEERSRSEHNLLNIQKTHERMQTENKTSPYYRTKLRGLYTTAKADAEAECSILRHALDKIAEIKSLLEERRIAAKMAGVYNDSDPPRKTMRRGVLMTLLQQSAMTLPLWIGKPGESPPPLCGAIPASSDYVAKQGDKVAARVKAVDGDEQWILAEVVSYNHSTNKYEVDDIDEEGKERHTLSRRRIIPLPQWKANPETDPEALFSKDQLVLALYPQTTCFYRALIHNPPHRPQDDYYVLFEDTSYADGYSPPLNVAQRYVVACKENKKK